From a single Dendropsophus ebraccatus isolate aDenEbr1 chromosome 8, aDenEbr1.pat, whole genome shotgun sequence genomic region:
- the LOC138798506 gene encoding cyclin-J-like, with product MELEGLWWKSQLAADIHQALRYKELKLPSYKGQSPQLNLRRYFADLIAIVSNRFKLCPTARHLAVYLLDLFMDRYDISIQQLHIVALSCLLLASKFEDKEDRVPKLDQLNSLGCMTNMNLVLTKQNLLHMELLLLETFEWNLCLPTPAHFIDYYLSIAVNDTDFHDGWPMICLEKTKIYMAKYADYFLEVSLQDHMFLNYIPSLVAAACVAASRIILRLTPSWPTRLHRLTVYSWDILVPCIERLLIAHDNDVKEANKHKSQLSHAATPCLFPQSPAPPQAHVQQHMPHFLHSQHPLQFHHQPAPQTQIVSTAHTSAFPLQTCSSGLASSIQPRAHIQTAASVSLAAVPIEVKPCIGVSYNRNFPVNGHYSCITQCFER from the exons GAATTGAAGCTTCCTTCCTACAAAGGCCAGTCTCCCCAGCTGAACCTAAGACGCTACTTTGCAGACCTGATCGCTATCGTCAGCAATCGATTTAAGCTGTGTCCTACTGCCCGTCACCTTGCCGTCTACCTGCTGGACCTCTTCATGGACCGATACGATATCTCCATCCAACAGTTACACATCGTGGCCCTGTCCTGTTTGCTATTAGCAA GTAAATTTGAAGATAAGGAAGACCGAGTGCCAAAGCTGGACCAGCTGAATAGCCTGGGATGTATGACCAACATGAACCTGGTTCTCACCAAACAGAACCTGCTCCACATGGAGCTTCTGCTACTGGAAACCTTTGAGTGGAACTTGTGCCTCCCAACTCCTGCCCATTTTATAGATTACTACTTGTCCATCGCAGTCAACGACACAGACTTCCATGACGGCTGGCCCATGATCTGCCTAGAGAAGACCAAAATCTACATGGCCAAATATGCAGACTATTTCTTAGAAGTTTCTCTGCAGG ATCACATGTTTTTAAATTACATTCCGTCGCTGGTGGCGGCCGCATGCGTTGCAGCCTCTCGCATTATCTTACGGCTTACACCCTCCTGGCCTACGAGGCTTCACCGTCTCACTGTGTACTCCTGGGACATCCTTGTGCCTTGCATTGAGAGATTATTGAT TGCACATGACAACGACGTGAAAGAAGCCAACAAGCACAAATCTCAGCTGAGCCATGCAGCGACTCCATGTCTGTTTCCTCAGTCCCCGGCCCCACCACAAGCCCACGTCCAGCAGCACATGCCCCACTTTCTGCATTCCCAGCACCCGCTGCAGTTCCATCACCAGCCAGCTCCACAAACACAGATCGTGTCTACAGCCCATACGTCAGCGTTCCCGCTTCAGACCTGCTCCTCCGGCCTGGCGTCCAGCATCCAACCCCGGGCACACATACAGACTGCTGCCAGTGTCTCTCTAGCCGCTGTACCTATAGAGGTGAAACCCTGCATAGGGGTGTCTTATAACAGAAACTTTCCGGTGAACGGACACTACTCCTGTATCACTCAGTGTTTTGAGAGGTGA